A genome region from Carboxydothermus pertinax includes the following:
- a CDS encoding nucleotidyltransferase domain-containing protein encodes MVIEISGEIKKIIEVAKSVADVERVYIFGSHAYGTPNSESDVDLCIITKDSINNKRDFLKKVRKLMAPTVKVPVDLLIYSNDEFFKRSQIKSTLEYKIAREGIKIYG; translated from the coding sequence ATGGTTATAGAAATAAGTGGTGAAATTAAAAAAATTATTGAAGTTGCAAAGTCAGTTGCTGATGTAGAAAGGGTTTATATCTTTGGGTCACATGCCTATGGTACACCTAATTCGGAAAGTGACGTTGATCTTTGTATCATTACTAAGGATTCGATTAATAATAAAAGGGATTTTTTAAAAAAAGTTAGAAAATTAATGGCTCCAACAGTTAAAGTTCCGGTTGATCTTTTAATTTATAGTAATGATGAATTTTTCAAGCGTTCGCAAATTAAGTCAACCTTAGAGTACAAAATTGCCCGGGAAGGTATTAAAATTTATGGGTAA
- a CDS encoding HEPN domain-containing protein yields MSVAKYLMNMIPKPSNIICYHCQQSAEKYLKGFIALNGGQILKTHDFNYFK; encoded by the coding sequence TTGAGTGTGGCAAAATACTTAATGAATATGATCCCTAAACCAAGTAATATTATTTGTTATCATTGCCAGCAGAGTGCAGAAAAATATTTAAAAGGATTTATTGCTTTAAACGGGGGACAGATTTTGAAAACCCATGATTTTAATTATTTTAAATAA
- a CDS encoding SWIM zinc finger family protein, which produces MNLFDFEDYIDSVILNRGFSYYQSGQVRSVEETSPNTFTADVEGSEDYVVKVKLREDGEIIDAECDCPYDWGPVCKHMVAVFYELKEMLQDDLQKKKKEPGEYLVSSFEDFENNDPLLETLKAYDKEKLIQLIIKIADEYPELRQRLELVLEVQDLEEERKKAKQHIKSYLKQSKDRDGFIEYGKAKFAAEGAWLILESAADILENEEYLRGAELCFCVLEEMMPILDNADDSYGYLSGAIDQAIDLLGQIAQSPLSKSEKEVFFERILSESLKEIYDDWHDWRLDLLENCVYLADSEKAREKFEKILNSLSEEADVLRGWYDEERLALIKYHFIKKTRGKEIANNYLEQHRYFPLLRDVAIKDALANEDYQKVEKLALEGEELDQRFPELVAKWQDYLYQVYKLTGQVEKLRKVALIKIYDGSFEHYKELKKTYSKDEWKEIYPNILEEIEKTKRLWNLYPQILIEEGEKKKLLEFLKKAPEYLTQYYKHLIPDYRFEVYEIFSQYIIETAAKASNRKVYREIVSFLRQLVQIGGTVQAKNLMERLRVKYSRRPAFVEELAELRI; this is translated from the coding sequence ATGAATCTTTTTGATTTTGAAGATTATATTGATAGCGTGATTCTCAATCGAGGATTTTCTTACTACCAGAGTGGTCAGGTTAGGTCTGTGGAGGAAACAAGTCCCAATACCTTTACGGCGGACGTGGAAGGTTCTGAAGATTACGTTGTTAAAGTAAAATTAAGGGAAGATGGGGAAATAATTGATGCTGAATGCGATTGCCCTTATGATTGGGGACCCGTTTGTAAACATATGGTAGCAGTTTTTTACGAGTTAAAAGAAATGTTACAGGATGATCTCCAAAAGAAAAAGAAAGAACCAGGGGAATACTTGGTAAGTAGTTTTGAAGACTTTGAAAATAATGATCCTCTTTTGGAAACTCTTAAGGCCTATGACAAAGAAAAATTGATCCAGCTTATAATAAAAATTGCTGATGAATACCCTGAGCTCCGGCAAAGGTTGGAATTAGTTCTTGAAGTTCAAGATTTAGAAGAAGAGCGCAAAAAAGCCAAGCAGCATATAAAAAGTTACCTTAAACAAAGCAAAGATCGGGATGGCTTTATTGAATATGGAAAGGCAAAATTTGCAGCAGAAGGGGCCTGGCTTATTTTGGAAAGCGCTGCAGATATTTTAGAAAATGAAGAATATCTTCGGGGAGCCGAATTGTGTTTTTGTGTCTTAGAAGAGATGATGCCGATTTTAGACAATGCCGATGACTCTTATGGTTATCTAAGTGGTGCCATCGATCAAGCGATTGATTTACTTGGACAAATTGCTCAAAGCCCGTTATCTAAATCCGAAAAAGAGGTATTTTTTGAAAGAATTCTTAGCGAATCGTTAAAAGAAATTTATGATGATTGGCACGATTGGCGGCTTGATTTATTGGAAAATTGTGTCTATTTAGCAGATAGTGAAAAAGCTCGGGAAAAGTTTGAAAAAATCTTAAATAGTTTATCAGAGGAAGCAGATGTTTTGCGGGGATGGTATGATGAAGAAAGGTTAGCGTTAATTAAATACCATTTTATTAAGAAAACCCGAGGGAAAGAAATAGCAAACAATTATTTAGAGCAACACCGGTATTTTCCTTTATTGCGGGATGTGGCCATAAAAGATGCTTTGGCGAATGAAGATTACCAAAAAGTTGAGAAGTTGGCTTTAGAGGGTGAAGAGTTAGATCAGAGGTTTCCGGAACTGGTGGCAAAATGGCAAGATTATCTGTATCAAGTATATAAGTTGACCGGACAAGTGGAAAAGTTGCGCAAAGTTGCTTTAATTAAAATTTATGATGGAAGTTTTGAACATTATAAGGAATTAAAAAAGACTTATTCCAAGGACGAATGGAAGGAAATTTATCCTAATATTTTAGAAGAAATTGAGAAAACAAAACGTCTCTGGAACCTTTATCCGCAAATCTTAATTGAAGAAGGAGAAAAGAAAAAACTTTTGGAGTTTCTAAAAAAAGCACCAGAATATTTAACTCAATATTATAAACACCTTATCCCGGATTACCGGTTTGAGGTTTATGAAATCTTTAGCCAGTATATCATAGAAACGGCAGCAAAAGCCAGCAACCGAAAAGTATACAGGGAAATAGTGTCATTTTTAAGGCAATTAGTCCAAATAGGGGGAACTGTACAGGCTAAGAATTTAATGGAACGTCTAAGGGTTAAGTACAGCAGAAGACCGGCTTTTGTTGAGGAACTGGCGGAGTTAAGAATTTAG